A genomic stretch from Dehalococcoidales bacterium includes:
- the hisF gene encoding imidazole glycerol phosphate synthase subunit HisF, with product MMKEIRIIPCLDIKDGRVVKGVNFTNLRDARDPVEAATAYCQEGADELVFLDIFATVQNRKTRLEWVKRVADVVTVPFAVGGGIASIDDMNSLFDIGVNKVSINTAAVRNPQLVKDASKKFGSDKLVVAVDGRKNPPGGKLPRLEVVVRSGEEGAGIDIIEWAKKVEDLGAGEILLTSKDADGTKVGYDIEMTSAVAEAVKIPVIASGGAGTLEHLYEAVTIGKASAVLAASIFHFGEIRITAAKAYLKSKGIKIKD from the coding sequence ATGATGAAAGAAATCAGAATAATACCCTGTCTTGATATAAAGGACGGAAGAGTAGTCAAGGGAGTAAATTTTACCAATCTACGTGACGCACGCGACCCAGTGGAGGCGGCCACAGCTTATTGCCAGGAGGGGGCTGATGAACTCGTTTTCCTTGACATCTTCGCTACCGTGCAGAACCGAAAGACAAGGTTGGAATGGGTGAAGAGAGTGGCCGACGTGGTTACGGTACCGTTTGCCGTGGGCGGTGGCATTGCCAGCATAGACGATATGAACAGCCTGTTCGATATAGGTGTCAATAAAGTCTCGATTAACACGGCAGCAGTCAGGAACCCACAGCTAGTAAAAGATGCTTCTAAGAAATTCGGCAGCGATAAGCTGGTTGTGGCTGTCGACGGTCGGAAAAATCCGCCGGGAGGCAAATTGCCCAGGCTGGAGGTCGTGGTCAGAAGCGGTGAAGAGGGCGCCGGCATTGATATCATAGAGTGGGCGAAGAAGGTAGAAGACTTGGGGGCTGGTGAGATTCTTCTTACCAGCAAGGATGCCGACGGCACTAAAGTCGGCTACGATATTGAGATGACCAGTGCGGTAGCAGAGGCAGTAAAAATACCAGTTATAGCTTCTGGAGGCGCCGGTACGCTGGAGCATCTCTATGAAGCTGTCACAATTGGAAAGGCATCAGCAGTATTGGCCGCTTCGATATTTCACTTTGG